A part of Pristiophorus japonicus isolate sPriJap1 chromosome 15, sPriJap1.hap1, whole genome shotgun sequence genomic DNA contains:
- the LOC139281622 gene encoding uncharacterized protein encodes MAQKIKREASPLETYKLQVQHEFHCTQITSYNHKLHLQHEENESRTNTQLEINYGKHWDEINNRKKIFITQLFKNDSSLSLTNYFMEFTLQIPEKQINYRTQLQHSHLLQGYAESNTHAKVLYNDKIPFQAGIQWKDTSKPNLKKWEGSPSFWMVPEAQRLHAAEQSWEHPASSSKESPLLTLSPPSPLVHL; translated from the exons ATGGCTCAGAAAATTAAGAGAGAGGCGAGTCCTTTGGAAACTTATAAACTCCAAGTGCAACATGAATTTCACTGCACTCAGATTACATCCTATAATCATAAG CTCCATCTCCAGCATGAggaaaatgagtcacggacaaacacACAGCTCGAGATCAACTACGGGAAACACTGGGATGAGATAAATAACAGGAAAAAGATTTTCATCACTCAGCTGTTTAAGAATGATTCCAGCCTCAGCTTAACCAACTACTTCATGGAG TTCACCTTGCAAATTCCAGAGAAGCAAATTAATTACAGGACACAACTGCAGCACTCCCACTTACTGCAGGGTTACGCTGAAAGCAACACACATGCCAAAGTACTGTACAATGACAAGATCCCATTCCAGGCAGGAATTCAGTGGAAGGATACATCGAAACCTAATCTAAAGAAGTGGGAAG gatcaccctctttctggatggtccccgaggctcagcgtctgcatgcagctgagcagagctgggagcacccTGCATCCTCTagcaaggagtctccactgctgaccctgtctccaccatctcctcttgttcacttgtga